The following nucleotide sequence is from Parambassis ranga chromosome 21, fParRan2.1, whole genome shotgun sequence.
TACACACCTTATTGTTTAGCTAATGCTTTTGGAATTCTCTCACAAAAACTCACCCACGCAGACTGAGCACTGGATGACAGGAAGGTGTGCAGATTGAAGCGACAGATCAGTGAGTCCAGCAGCAGTTGGCTTTACTTCAGAGTAATGTAAGGTTCCCTCAGGTTACATCATTCAGTAAATTCTTTAAAACTGCAAATATGATACAGAAATAAAGTATTCCAAAAAGTTGTGTGTCATTCATCACTTGGTGAATAAATGCAACACAATAAAAAGCAATTATGTTGAAAAGAAGGCTTGTTTTGGCTTTCATGACTTGCAGTAgcaacacagaggaagagaaaaatgtGCACTGAGGTTAAGATCTAATGACTAAACGGTCTGCTAATTTTGTCCTGCAGTCTTTTTCCAgtaaaatcatattttatttgacatatttttatttatttcacatatAATGACTTCTAAttaaatgtttgaatgaactAGAAAATGTTGTGATTAGAAATGTTCCATTTAGCCATCTCTTGGCCATTAACCAAGCCTGTCAGCATCAGCAGTTATGACAAACAACCATCTGTGATGTATTTACTACACTGTGTATGCTGATACTGCTGATGTAATGCCTTTGGTGTTGTTTGACTGCATAGATTTTAATCTATTAAAGAGACAAGTATATATAAAACGTTCTCTCGATTATGACTTCTTAAATCATAATCCAGTTTAATTCAGGTTTTGTTAATTGTTATAAAATTCCTATGAATATGACTTCAGACTTAAACTTATCAACCACCCATAGAGATCACACACCAGAAGGAAAATACTATATATCAAATAATACACTGAAATGAAATACCATATTTTTTCTATCATACATCTTTATTAAGGCATACTTTATGTACAAAATAAGTTATATATACAGTTTGATtctgtgaggagtgtgtgtttttacatgttctACTGTACTGAATGTGCTGCTGAGGTaagtctgtcattttttttggatTCTGTATATAATTACGTCAACTATAACTATAACTAGCATAACTAGCAATACATGTCTgccaaaatgtgtgtatttctgaaAAGAGGCTTCTCTTAGTCCAGATTTTTAGATTTTAGTTTTTTCTATAAAAATTCCACCTTAAATCTGTAGTATAAAAGAACATGAAAATTACCATGGCTTTGATGACAACAACCCTGCTATAAGAAAGCAGCATATTTGTTGTAAGCTTTAtatcaaagacaaacacactggGTACATACTTGATAAACATGctcattaattaatttaaagCACTGGAGGCCAGCCCCAGGTTGCACTATGGAACAGACAAACCACATTAGGAAAGATAAAACTTCAAGAGCAGTCATGGGACATTATGTAGACAATATCTGGCAGTATATTAAGATAATAACAGATCAAAGTGAGTCTAGGCATAGCTTGGACTTACTGCTGAATTGTGAAGCTTAAGCACTATAGACTTGACCTACAGCATTCAAACTGTGAACACCCTCCCTGCTAATAGAGTCCATTACCAAAACCCAATGCTACAGTCTGTGTACTGTACATACAACACCTAACCAGCTTCAGCTGCTTTTTAGAACTCACACAGCCGCATATCGTTCTCATTTAGCATATTGGTCCCATAGGGAGAGGCGAGCTTAAATCCTGTCTGAGCATGACTGACCCAACCACAAAAGCTGAATAAGATCAGAACAACTGCAGTGCTGCCTCCGCCGTGGCCAGCAGTGTGCCTGCACCGTTCAGAAACAGAAACGCCGGGGGGGCAGTTAGTCATTGCTCTGCCCTGGCATCGCTCTGCTTTATGCAGGGTTTTTACAGCTTTTCCACTGGGCTTTCAGTGGTTAAGTGGCCCTAAATGCTTAATTAGGTGCTGGAAATCACAGGCACTTTGCACCCGCTCTGTAAACCGCAACACTTCAGCCTATTAGGGGCACAGGAAGCCACACGCCAAATAATTAGAACAGGCGGCAGCACTAGACCACAGTATTGGGGTGTACACTGAGCAGGGGGGGGTTTAAGGAAGGTCACAGACTGGGTCTCTGCTGAGGAAGTAGCTGCAGTATGCTGATCACTGTGTTAAAATGTTGTAGAAAgtgtggacatgtgtgtgaATAGACAGAGTCCAGGCACAGACTAACACTGGGTACATCCACAATATGGGATCAGTGCTTAAACACTGAACATGCCACCAAAAGCAAGTCCATGTGTTTGGGGTTTTCTTTTGTAGTCGCGTGGTTGGTTGAACTTTTCCATCACACCACATCTGCTTGTGATCATTGTTTCCACACTTACCACACATATGTTAATCGATGAATAAATCTGAGTTGGTGATGTAAACTAAACAACATCAGAAAGTCAGTGCAACATGTATTCTAtccttaaaaatgaaaaatatcagGATCGACTATTGTTTCTGCTGTGCGTTTGCCGGTGAAATGGTGTTGCAGTGGACGACACGGGGGTGTCCACAAAGATCTCAAGCAAGTTTAACAGATGGAAGCTGAGCTGAATGATGTTTCAACATTTCCAGCTGGGAATGATGATTGTATTCTAAGTAGGCTGCTGGATCTGCTGTCCTTCCTGTGTGATGGCAGcacggacaaaaaaaaaagttatgaaTGGTAACTGATGCTGTGTCAAACCAGGTCACCTTTTTTTATGGACACGAAAATCTTTCTGGGTTGCAGCATGAAGGTTTCAGTTCTTCCTATTAATCCTCCATAAACAAGGCACTTTATAAGTTTCAATTGCTTTCAAACAGTACATCATTGCACCTTATAATCATTGTATTGCGTCCTGCGCACAGTCCATGTGGCTTTTTTTGGTCAAATTCTGTAGCATTCAAGAAAAGCAAAACCTAGCACACTAATGCTGACTATTATATTCTTCCAGAAAAAAGCAAATATAATGACAAAGCCCACAAGAGAACCAGAATGTGAGTTCCTCTTTGTTATCTGTATCAAGTGTTTAAGCACTTTGAAAAATGGAAAATTAATGCAAACGCTAGCTTCTTGACTGAAAACCCATAGTGAGAAAACAGGATTGTGGACATGAAGCCCACAGACATTCTTCATGTAATGTACTGTATGCTGTGCTGTCGTCCTTGTCAGAACAGCATCTGTCCTCACATATAGTATGTGTACTGTCAGGCAGCTGAGTCTCAAGTTTCAGTATTTAGACACTGGCGCATCGTTGGGAGGGAGATGGGCAGAGGGAAGGACAGACTAACTGACTGTGAAAACTGTTGATCCCTTGCCGTCCAGCCACGGCCACCACCTCGCTGCTGCCCAGCACATCTGTGCAAAGTGACTCCACCACGTCCAGCCTCTCAATCTGCACCAGGCGTGTCAGGAGGTCAGGTATGCTGTATCCTGCCGTGCTCACCCTCTCGAAGAGCTGCAGGCCATCGCTCATGCCGCCAATCTCATCACGCTTCAGCCCAAAGCTCTCTGCCAGGTGCCTCCATGTCTTCACCACTGCTGCCTCGCTGCTGTAGGAAGAGCTCAGCATGCGGCTGGCCTTCTCCAGGCAGTCGAAGGGAAGCTCTGTGGGGCTCAGGCCTGAAGAGGCGATGAGAATTCATGTAATGTTTGAAAAAGTTGCTGTTTATTACTTATTGCTACAGACATAATACAATGGTAATGTTTTGTCTCACTGCCTGTCTCTGATGTTGATGTGCTGGGTGTCACAGGCTATGGTGCACTATGATTTTAATGTGCCCTTGAAGCAGACATTGCAAAGGCTGGAAAGGTGTTATTCCTTGCCCTGGCATCAGACAAGGGGCTCATCTCCAGACCACTCTGCTGGACCTCAGTGCTGCCTGTGACACTATGGATCACAGTATTTACTTCACAACTTAGAACATGTGCTTGGGATTAAAGTGTGAATTTATCAGATAGATTCCATCTTGTCCATATTAACGTCTCCACTTTGTATATACGGTGAAGTCATGGAATTCCACAGTTCCTCACTTCATACTTGTTTCCCCTGGGGAATATTATTAAGGTGGGCAGGATTCTATTCATTGCTATGACACTCATGTACACACAGGTATTCATCTATCAGACTAAATAAATGTCTTAAGACATAAAGGCCTGGATGCCTTGTACTGAGAGTATTGATTGTAGTCCTAAACACCTAATTCAATATACTCTTCCTCTGGTACAAGTGTTAGAAATGTTAGCAATAATGTGACAGACTCACCCTCTGTCACGTTGCAGGCCCTGGCATACAAATCGAGGATCTTTTTTCTTCGACTTTGTAGCATCTGgttgaaacaaaacaaaacgaaacagaaaatatttatgaaatttcataatgaaaaaaagaaaatgaaatgaaaagtaaatctgCTCATAATCATATTATTTTAATGCAGCTCTATCTTCTTACCCCtggtgttttattgttgttgttaatggcgttcacactgctgctgctggtgttgctGACACTGCTGATGTGGTTGGaactgttgttgatgttgttggcCTGGTctgatgcagcagctggactgccATTGCAGGCACGGCCACGGTCCAGGGGTCCCAGAGAGAGCAAGCACAGGTCAGGTTTGTTGCTCAGGCTGGGGTTTGTGTTAGTGGTCTCTGTTGATCCTTGTTTTTCTGATGCTGGCTCCTCATCGCTGTCAATGCTGTGGCTCAATAGCTGCTCATTCTCTGATGAAGCATCGTTTTcactgaaatataaaaaacCAAACATATAGATCAAACACAGAGCAGTCATGTCAGGTTACATTTTTAACAGGGTGGttttactgcagctgctgcagctcagctaaTTAAATCCTGTGGAAGCAGTAAGAGGGGACGCAGTATAGAACAGGTTTTCTCTCTTTTGGCTTCCTTTACGAAATTAATAACAGCATGGTGATATGCATAGGTTATATGTTGTGACAttttgacacacaaaaaaacatggatgCCAAACAGGAGGTGCTAACTTTTAAACATGACTGTAGACATGCAGTTCGCAGCATGTTCTGTAACAGTCCTACATTACAGATTATGACATAATAAATGACAAAAGCTTTGCAAACCTAACGGGAACTCTGAGAAGAATACTGTTTTGTTGCTATAGCTGCTGATGTTTCTCAGCAGTTCCTGTGATTGACTGAAATAGCTCTGCATTTTACAATATGATACCatgtaatattattttattaccGACTTCTTCCcttctccctccacctctgccgGCATGCTCGCAGAAAGCACCTTGTTGACAGAGATGCTCACAGAGTGCCATTGTTTGGACGTCCCACTGTTTGGACGTCCCACGCTCTTTTCCTGAGCGCGCACACAAAATGGCATTGTTTCCCAGACATCTAACACCCACTCTGGCAGTTAATGCAGTGAGTTAGCACATCCTCTGGCATGCTGGTGTACCACAGTATTTACCACTGTTTATGCTgaggagtgtatgtgtgtgtgtatttgaccTTCTTAAATTTACACCTTTTCCAATCATTTCTAAACATTCCTAATACATGTGCTGTAAAATATGAGCAGTCAGTTTTGTAAGGAGCACTGGATGTTAGTAAGCATTTCCATTGCAACATTGCTCTGCACATTAACCACTGTATATAAAACAGCATTGTCCCCACAAGGGACTATATATGcaaaagaaagagggtgagagAACTGCAATTCTTTTGTTGTCTGCCAGGACATGCTTTCACCTGATGGCGGTTTTGGGTGAAACCTGGAATAAACACCTCTACCCTACCCGACAACAAccccatgtctctctctctctgtttgctaTGCTTCAGGGCTCATCAATGCCCCCTCATCTACCTTTACAAATCTAATTTCCTTGCCTGCTCCAAAGCCAGGTATCACTCCCTGCCTTATTAGAAACAACTAAAAAGTCACATGAACATGTTTTGCACATTACAcacatatgtgtatgtatatgaaGGGAAGCAGAAGTGCTACTATTTTTGCACTGACTTGTTCTGTGGTGGCTTAATTATGGGCAGactgtgaaaaaatgatgttgtGTAACCTGGGTGACGCCACGtaaatgcaaacacagacacccATAATACACAACTCAGTGATTAGTATAAAACAATGTATAAAAAAGCACCTACACAATGTGTACACAGGTTTCCACTTTCACACCATTCACACAGAAATAATCAAACCtacatataattaaaatgattcGTCAGTAAGTGTTAAAACAATGTACTACACATATGCAATAACTGTTCTACCATTGTTTGCTAGGAACAattttcatgttttgtgttgCTGAGCTAAAACCATGCTGTGTGTTAAAGCTGCAGGGTATTGAGCCAGTAATCACTGAGAATCTTTATTGTGCTGTCTGATTTGTTCACCCTGACAGCTGAATGCAGCCTCTCACCTTTTTACCGTCTTCTGAGGAGGAGCTTTCAGTTTGTCAAACTCATCTTTCTCGGAGTAGATCACCACATTGTCTGAAAAATCAAAAaggaaataatacatttaaaatataagGAAAACGGTGCGTAAGACATCAAACTAAAATTGCTAACCTCACTTTTCCATAGGAGAATGAGAATTGaaataaattacaaaataatacgaatacaaaataaaaaaatcattgcTGATCCATTTTAAATATGGACCAGCCCACGTCCTAGGACTGACATCGGGGAGATTGAGTGATCTGAGAGATATTACATCTCCCTATTTTATTAAATTGATGAACAGCATAGCCTACCTTAACTTAAACTGTCAAATACACATAGATTTACCTAGCTATGAcagcttttttaaaatgatCCTGGAAACAGCTTTAAGTGATGATAATTCatttagatatatttatatTGGCATTCCACCATAGCTTAATGAGAATATCACGTACAGCTTACCACATGGTAACTAAATCAAagatgtaaattaaaaaaaaaaatcttaaatcCAGTTTTGTGGGCTGATCTCTTGTTGCCAAGCTAGACCACATCACGTCTAGTGTTTGAAATATATGTTGACATGAGTGAGAACACACAAAGGAGAACAGATTCCTCAGGCTAAAATTAttctgaagcagctgctgttggaACAATGTATAAAATGATTTCAGTGAATGCTGAATTACATCATGGACTCTGATAGGAAGAGACAGCATAATGAGTGAACACCtactaaaatgtgtgtgtgtgtgtgtgagagagagagagagagagaattaaaGTCTTTCATCTTACAGATGAGTCTTATTAAGTCACTGTCTCCATGAGTGACAGCCTGCTCTGGTAGAGCTCCAAGCAATGGGCttccatcccacacacacacacacacacaccgtcatccattaactcacacacacacactgacacagctaCTTGTGATAACCCAACATTAACTAACAATGCAGACATTTACTTTTAATAATACTCTAACCACTAGTTCATGGTTTTTTATAGCTATTGCATTTTTAGGTAATAACGTGTCTGTGGCCATggatacagtgtgtgtgagtgcatgtgcaTTTTTGCATTGACACCACATGTAAGTGGTTAGTCAGTCAGTCTGGGAGAGAAATTGAACAGAGCATTATTGTCAGAAGAAATGGTGCCTAAAGCAACGTATGGCTTCAGTGTTGGAAGCCTCACATTCCAATATGATATACTCATCTCGCTGCACGTCTGTCGGCCTCTACAAAGCAGTACACATACATTTGCATACATTATTCTAACAATCATAAACATACACATGAAACTGACACATGGAGCTGTGAGTCCAATTCTGATGATGACAATACATCAGTataaagcaaacacactgacagtaaCATTATTTCACCTTATATAAAATAAGGAGcttcaattaaattaaaaaacaataggTAAGCATTGAGGACGTAGACTTGTGGATGTGGGCTCATGTATAAGTAACATTAACATGACATATAAACCAGTCACATGATCACCTGAGTCAAGGGTTTAGCAGCATTATGCGGTGCAAATTATATACAGTGTCCGCTGCTGGGTGGTatcctgtgtgtgactgttctGGAGTCATTTTAGAATCATTACAGCTAAGGATGGAAACAGAGCTAATTATAGTTTGGCTTGTGACTGTAATTATGTAGCTTTGTGTGCTGCATTTGGTGTCTGATTTTACTTCAGCTGCAGTTAAAACTGCATTAAGTTATTGAGAATATATCTTGTGGGCTCGTTTTTGAAACTGCAACATGCAAGTGGTGTTTATGGAAACATGGTATCAGTACTTAGTGAGTGTTGGTATGTTTATTTTCACAGATATGAAAACACTCAAGTTAAAAAACAGTCATCACATAAAcgctctgcttttttttaaacctgtgcATGTGGCCAAAAATGTGGATAAAGTTAGAACAGCAGTGTGAGCAAATCACGTCTTTGTGTCCTGTCTCACCTGGGATGTCCTTTTTGTCTTCCTGTTTGTGGGTTTGGGCCTCCACTACTTTCACAACTTGCCCTGGGCAACACGctgcatacacatacacacaaaatgtcaTACAACACAAACCTTTAAGATGAGatagtgtatgtatgtatgtatgtgtgtgtgtgtgtgtgtgtgtgtctcaccctgGCCGCTTGGTTTGGCCTTCAGGATGTAAAACATGATGATGAGAACAATGGCGATTGCCATGATGAAAATGGTTGACATGGCGATAATGAGAGCTGTTGCTAGGTGACTCTGTCCATGAGAATCTAAAAATCAGACAAGGAGATGGGAAAAGAATGAACAGAGACAGATGAAGGCTGTGTATGAAATCGCtgattctgtgtttgtacaTACCTTTATTGACATGTGGGAATACAGTGGTGCTGCCAGGGTCTAAATCATTTTCTTTTAGTTTCTTGGGTTGTATgcctgtaaaacacacagagattcaTATGATTCAGGGcttgacattttttaaatggtTAAGATGTTTTGCTTGTCTGAAATGGAAAAAGGTGTTTGCACACTATAAGCAAACATTGGCATTGCCACTTCTAAAATGTAGAATCGAAATGATGGACTTGTACTTTAAATGCAAGCTGTGAGCATGTTATTATACCGTATCTGAATACAGTATGTTTAATCATGTACATTCAGCCATATTAACAACAGGCTGCACGCTGTCCTCTCCcactgctcctctctgtctgcttcagCAGCACAGTCTACGAAAATATTTTTACCATCAAAGGATTAAAGGAGCAAACGTTTCCGTCACAGTTAAAGAAGTCCTAAACTGAATGTGATCTATGTGAACAAGCAGCCACATTAATAAGCAGCTGTGTGACATCAAGAAGAAGATTGAGCAATTACGACATGGATTTTCACATTTGTTAATGCTGAGCCTGTATTGACGAATAGTTTCTTTGAGTTAGGTACATTGGGTTTATTCATGGATGGTTAGTTAAACCTGCTTAGGaagctaacaatgctaacaggctGTTCAATGTTGTGCCTTGCATTTTAGTCAGCAAGTGTTCAACCAAAAAACTTTCAGCATAAATAATGCAGACTTTGAAAAGTTGTCCCTTTATGTAGTGTAATGATTGTATGACTGTAGTAGATTGTAGAATGGTTATTAGCCACCTATTTAATTTGTAATAACCTATATAAAAGAAACTGTATTAGAAAGCAGTGCTTTCCTTCAAAGCTGCTCTCAAACATTTCTACCAGACTTTTCGCCAGGCTAAAGTAACTGACCGGAACACTGTCCGGTTTGCTGACATGGCCCAAAATCTTAAACTGGGATCAAAAATCTTGTATTGACGTAAGAGCTTTTACTCCAACGACTGTTCATTCTCATACACATGTATATAACCACACAATGAGCGGTCAGGAGAAAATCAGACACCTGCTGTAAACAAGATCTTTCTTGCAACAAACACGGTGATTTTCATGTGACTTGTTctatccagcagagtgaatgaACATGTGAAAGTACCATCGTGGAATCCACTAAATGTCAGCAgtgtaactgtattctaattaccaTTTTcttagactgtaactgtaacagaatacagttactcatattttgtatccTAATAACAGAATGCCAGTACATGTAATCTGTTACTCCCCATCCCTGGGAATGGCCAAGTCAAATTCCTGACCTTGATTAAAGTGAATGTTGTGGAAAGACCTGAAGCAAGCAGgaaacccactaacatctgaGGAACAGGATAACGTTCTTCCAAGCCATAAATACATGTCAAAATATGTCTATGTGGTTTGACTAGGTTCTCTTTACCTTTCCATTCTGAAAGATTCACATTTAGGCACAACTAGCACAAACACCACGTCTTGCTATCATTGCTTTTAAATGAACATTGCAGAGATGAACATTGCATCACCATTTTCTTCCATAAAATAGAAGATGTTTCAAATCAGTCAAGGAGGATGTACCCTGCTGTGTGGTTTGGTCATTAGTTACAGGCAGAATTCGCATCCCATCAGTGTTGGTGGTATGTCAGCTTTGTCCTTGTGTTTTATTGACGTTTTTCTCTGAAAGGGTTTtatgtcattatttttcaagTGGTAACATTCCCCAAAACCAATCATCTGCAATAACAGCAGTAAACTGTGATTCGTGTCAGACCATCTGCTGCAGCCATAAACAAACAGTGTGGATACAAAGCAGCAAGTCTCCGTCCAGATCTCTCTATCCCTTGTTGCTTCCCATCTTCCAGCCACCTCCCCCTCAATGTGTTTCTTTCTCCATTATTCATCAACTGTTTTTCGTCTTTCCTAATGGAGCTGTAAACTTCTGGCTGCTCATAAATCAACTCTTTTATTTCATTGACTTGATATACTGTAGACTTCTCTGGCATGTGCCCTGC
It contains:
- the edar gene encoding tumor necrosis factor receptor superfamily member EDAR gives rise to the protein MSKRRGQRKCVFLSSLLVCCMIASAEYSSCGEYEFFNQTSNSCQACPPCQPGQEPHMTCGYGVKDEDFSCVPCPQGKYSKGKYEICRRHKDCNALYKATVLVPGTPDSDAECGPCLPGHYMLENRPRNLYGMVCHSCQNAPRNTKECIQPKKLKENDLDPGSTTVFPHVNKDSHGQSHLATALIIAMSTIFIMAIAIVLIIMFYILKAKPSGQACCPGQVVKVVEAQTHKQEDKKDIPDNVVIYSEKDEFDKLKAPPQKTVKSENDASSENEQLLSHSIDSDEEPASEKQGSTETTNTNPSLSNKPDLCLLSLGPLDRGRACNGSPAAASDQANNINNSSNHISSVSNTSSSSVNAINNNNKTPGMLQSRRKKILDLYARACNVTEGLSPTELPFDCLEKASRMLSSSYSSEAAVVKTWRHLAESFGLKRDEIGGMSDGLQLFERVSTAGYSIPDLLTRLVQIERLDVVESLCTDVLGSSEVVAVAGRQGINSFHSQLVCPSLCPSPSQRCASV